CAAAGCAAAATGCTGCCCTTGGGCAGCATTTTTTGTTTAACTTTCTGTGCTGGGCTTGCTGGCCGGCTTTTCGCTTTTGCTCTCGCTGGCTGGGCTGGCCTCTTTGCCTTTTTTGCCGTTGCTCGGGGCCGGGCTGGCCGCCTTGTGGCTCTTATCGGTCACATAGAAGCCGGAGCCTTTGAACACCACGCCCGCGGCGCGGTACACCTTGTGCAGCGCATGTTTGCGGCATTCAGGGCATACCTTGAGTGGGCTGTCATCAAAACTTTGTTGGCGGTCAAATTCATGGCCGCAGTTGTCACAACGATAGGTATAGACCGGCATAGTTTCAGTGAACCTTAACGGCGAGATTATAGCCCTGCGAAAGTGGCTTTGCAAGCAGGCGCTACGGTTGCAGGTGTTGTTGGGCTTCGTCGCGCCAGGCGGCGGGCATACTGGCGGCGGGCAGGGTCAGCAGGCTTTGCCAATCGGCCTTGGCCGTGTTGGGCTGGCCCAGGGTTTCCAGCGCGGTGGCACGCCAGTAAAACAACTGGGCGCGTTGGGCGGCCGCTTTGGCCAGCGGGGCAGCCGCATTGATCTCGAAAAAGGCCGCGCTGGGGCTGCCGGTGGCCAGCAGGGCGCGGCCGAGATAGATGCGCGCTTCGAACCAATCGGGCGCCCCGCTTACCGCTACGCGGAAATCGCTCAACGCCAGTTCGCTGCGCCCCGCTTCGAGTTCCTGGATGCCGCGATAGTACGACGCCGAGGGCAAATTAGCATCCAGCTCCAGGGCGCGCTCAAACGCTTCGCGAGCAAATGATTCGTTGCCGTTCAATTGGTGCGCCAGCCCGAGCAGTTCCCAGCCGCGCCCATCTTCACCAGCGAAGCCGAGGTAGGTTTGCAGGGTCTGCACTGAGGCTTCGTAATTGCCCAGGCCTTGCTGGGCACTGGCGATCGTAAGATAGCTTGACAGTAGGGTCAGATCTTGCTGCTGGGCTTGCACGGCGGCCTGCAATGCCTCTTGATACTCCCCGCGCACCAGGTACACCTGGGCGATCTGTTCCAACACTTGGGCGTTGTTGGGTGCCAGGGCTTCGGCCGCCAAGGCATCCTCCAGAGCACGGTTG
The DNA window shown above is from Anaerolineales bacterium and carries:
- a CDS encoding zinc ribbon domain-containing protein, coding for MPVYTYRCDNCGHEFDRQQSFDDSPLKVCPECRKHALHKVYRAAGVVFKGSGFYVTDKSHKAASPAPSNGKKGKEASPASESKSEKPASKPSTES